One part of the Paraglaciecola sp. L3A3 genome encodes these proteins:
- a CDS encoding LytTR family DNA-binding domain-containing protein, giving the protein MKINTLIVDDEPLARKGLSIRLSEYDNIELVGECKNGNEAIDLIPKVKPDLIFLDIQMPGLNGFQVINRLRELQQSIPLIVFVTAYDSYAIKAFEIHALDYLLKPVDDDRLNEAINKACMTLAIKEKSGQNEKLVQLVAGLTGDDCEDILRKLASGENIESQVFPDVLAIKDGSEVTRVAVKDVQWIDAAGDYMCVHAAEQTHIMRRTMKELEKDLDPKKFVRIHRSAIVNINYVQKLVSHISGEYHLILTNGEELKVSRSHRDRVKTMIKL; this is encoded by the coding sequence TTGAAAATTAATACATTGATAGTGGATGATGAGCCTTTAGCACGAAAGGGCTTGTCTATACGTTTATCTGAATATGACAATATTGAATTAGTCGGTGAATGTAAAAATGGCAATGAGGCCATTGATCTTATCCCTAAAGTTAAACCTGATTTAATTTTTTTAGATATACAAATGCCTGGCTTAAATGGTTTTCAAGTTATTAATCGGTTAAGAGAGTTACAACAATCTATTCCATTAATTGTCTTTGTTACTGCTTACGATTCTTATGCAATTAAAGCGTTTGAGATACACGCTTTAGATTACTTATTAAAACCGGTTGATGATGACAGATTAAATGAGGCGATTAATAAAGCCTGTATGACGTTGGCCATCAAAGAAAAAAGCGGACAGAATGAAAAGTTAGTGCAACTAGTGGCGGGTTTGACTGGCGATGATTGCGAAGATATTTTACGTAAACTGGCGAGTGGAGAAAATATTGAAAGTCAGGTGTTTCCTGACGTTTTGGCGATTAAAGATGGCTCTGAGGTGACTCGAGTTGCAGTCAAAGATGTGCAGTGGATTGATGCCGCTGGTGATTATATGTGTGTGCATGCTGCCGAGCAAACTCACATAATGCGTCGTACTATGAAAGAGTTAGAGAAAGACTTAGATCCTAAAAAGTTTGTGCGTATTCATCGTTCGGCCATAGTGAACATAAATTACGTACAAAAATTGGTGAGTCATATCAGTGGCGAGTACCATCTGATTTTAACTAATGGCGAAGAATTAAAGGTCAGTAGAAGTCATAGAGATAGAGTTAAAACAATGATAAAACTCTAA
- a CDS encoding DUF962 domain-containing protein produces the protein MRQIDRLLREYGESHQNRSNIYIHAVAVPAIYFVTLALLWSIPTPSLLDYFSVSWAHVCVIPVLYYYFKLSGPIGAAMTFLTIISFFCIKLLVMLNISVWQFSLALFVIMWILQFVGHHIEGKKPSFLKDIQFLLVGPAWWWVHWLKRLNINY, from the coding sequence ATGCGACAAATAGATAGATTACTTAGGGAATATGGCGAGAGTCATCAAAATAGGTCGAATATTTATATTCACGCAGTAGCTGTGCCGGCAATTTATTTTGTCACTTTAGCTTTGTTATGGTCAATTCCTACTCCCAGTTTGTTAGATTATTTTAGTGTCTCTTGGGCACATGTCTGTGTTATCCCTGTTTTATATTATTACTTTAAATTGTCGGGGCCTATTGGTGCGGCAATGACGTTTTTGACTATTATTTCTTTTTTCTGCATCAAACTATTAGTGATGCTGAATATATCAGTCTGGCAATTTAGCTTAGCTTTGTTTGTTATTATGTGGATCTTACAGTTTGTCGGACACCATATTGAAGGTAAAAAACCAAGTTTTCTAAAAGATATACAGTTTTTACTAGTGGGACCTGCATGGTGGTGGGTACATTGGTTGAAAAGGTTAAACATTAATTATTAA
- a CDS encoding DMT family transporter gives MRKTDLDPNKHWYGFALSLLTALLWGVLPIFLKLSLEVMDAVTITWYRFLVAGVFVFIVLYKSRSLPQLAVIKSRKGGWLILVSFLLVANYVSYVQGLEYLNPESALVIMQLAPFLLMLGSIIFFSERFSRLECVGACLLLLGLILFFNDRLATLFLALNEYTLGVLIIVFSAVAWAGYALMQKSLLKSFSAKQLTLYIYLIGMLMLLPFVNVQLLSGLDAVHVFALIFCCLNTIVGYGAFTEALSIWQASKVGAIITLAPVFTFISMYFAVEFMPQHFVASELDKWAYIGGAIVVMGSAITSLGKASR, from the coding sequence GTGCGTAAAACTGATTTGGATCCTAATAAACATTGGTATGGATTTGCCTTATCTTTGTTGACTGCTTTGTTGTGGGGTGTACTTCCCATATTTTTAAAATTGAGTTTAGAAGTCATGGATGCTGTGACTATCACTTGGTATCGATTTCTAGTCGCGGGTGTTTTTGTTTTTATAGTTCTGTATAAAAGCCGCTCCCTACCTCAATTAGCTGTAATTAAAAGTCGTAAAGGTGGCTGGTTAATTTTAGTCAGTTTTTTATTAGTGGCTAATTATGTGTCATATGTTCAAGGTTTAGAGTATTTAAATCCTGAATCAGCATTAGTTATTATGCAGCTTGCGCCATTTTTATTGATGTTGGGTAGCATTATCTTCTTCTCTGAACGATTTAGTCGCTTAGAGTGTGTTGGGGCTTGTTTATTGCTTTTAGGTTTAATTTTATTTTTTAATGATAGATTAGCCACATTGTTTTTAGCTTTAAATGAATACACTCTGGGTGTGTTAATTATTGTTTTCTCAGCTGTTGCTTGGGCTGGTTATGCTTTAATGCAAAAGTCATTATTAAAATCTTTTTCAGCTAAACAATTAACTCTATATATTTATTTGATTGGTATGCTTATGTTACTGCCATTTGTTAACGTCCAGCTTTTGTCTGGTCTTGATGCAGTGCATGTATTCGCATTAATTTTTTGTTGTCTCAATACTATAGTGGGCTACGGTGCTTTTACTGAGGCTTTAAGTATTTGGCAAGCATCGAAAGTCGGGGCGATAATTACTTTGGCGCCGGTTTTTACCTTTATCAGTATGTATTTTGCAGTAGAATTCATGCCACAGCATTTTGTTGCCAGCGAACTAGATAAGTGGGCCTATATTGGTGGGGCGATTGTGGTTATGGGCTCTGCAATCACTTCATTAGGCAAGGCTAGCCGTTAG
- a CDS encoding sensor histidine kinase — MPQWEKLVDSRERLFWTLHTAGWAGFAIIYYIGSFLHDMRNIWVFVIALNAYAGWLLTIPLRYIYRKALTLKPMQMLLLVAISLYITALFWALIKNINYWEIYKKGYRPEDWYMYFSNTVNSIIMIGCWTGAYFGIKNYQMLLKEKQNVLKASSMAHQAHIKMLRYQLNPHFLFNTLNAISTLILMKDNKTAGAMVNRLSDFLRYSLDKDPIRKVPLMQEIQALKLYLQIEKVRFEERLTVIWDIEEDSSKALVPSLILQPLIENSIKYAISKMQGDGEIHISAKSFAGDLMLVVTDNGPGAEINNGQLPTRPGGGVGLVNIKDRLEALYKDDYSFVICHNMPTGIKINIRIPYEISESIIEN, encoded by the coding sequence GTGCCGCAATGGGAAAAGCTGGTTGATAGTCGAGAAAGACTATTTTGGACTTTGCATACTGCAGGTTGGGCTGGTTTTGCAATTATCTATTATATAGGTTCTTTTTTACACGATATGCGTAATATTTGGGTCTTTGTGATTGCGTTGAATGCCTATGCGGGTTGGTTGTTAACAATTCCTCTTCGTTATATTTATCGCAAAGCGTTAACTCTTAAGCCTATGCAAATGTTGTTGCTGGTGGCTATTAGTTTATACATAACAGCTCTATTTTGGGCCTTGATTAAAAACATCAATTATTGGGAGATTTATAAAAAAGGTTATCGCCCTGAAGACTGGTATATGTATTTCTCCAACACAGTGAACTCTATTATTATGATTGGCTGTTGGACAGGAGCATATTTTGGCATCAAAAATTATCAGATGTTGCTTAAGGAAAAACAAAATGTGTTAAAGGCTTCTTCTATGGCCCATCAAGCGCATATTAAAATGTTGCGTTATCAACTTAATCCTCATTTTTTGTTTAATACACTGAATGCTATTTCTACACTTATCTTGATGAAAGACAATAAAACAGCTGGGGCTATGGTGAATAGACTGAGCGACTTTTTACGTTATTCTCTAGATAAAGATCCCATTAGAAAAGTGCCTTTAATGCAAGAAATACAGGCCTTAAAATTATATCTGCAGATTGAAAAAGTCAGGTTTGAGGAAAGGTTAACTGTGATTTGGGACATAGAAGAAGACAGTTCTAAGGCATTAGTACCAAGTTTAATTCTACAACCACTTATAGAAAACTCGATTAAATATGCCATTTCTAAAATGCAAGGAGATGGAGAGATCCATATCTCAGCTAAATCTTTTGCTGGGGATTTAATGTTAGTAGTGACTGATAATGGTCCTGGCGCAGAGATAAATAATGGTCAATTGCCCACTAGACCTGGTGGAGGAGTGGGGTTAGTCAATATTAAAGATCGTCTTGAAGCCTTGTATAAAGATGATTATTCGTTTGTAATTTGTCATAACATGCCAACCGGGATCAAAATTAATATTCGTATACCTTACGAAATAAGCGAGAGCATAATTGAAAATTAA
- a CDS encoding DUF2007 domain-containing protein, which translates to MRQIYTNENRLLAINSKNVLENAGIEVEIRNGHTSGSAIPGHQVWLELWVDDKDYTNASELLQSFDTTQDKKWICSKCSEQNAESFEVCWSCQNENIE; encoded by the coding sequence ATGAGACAAATATATACTAATGAAAATCGCCTATTAGCAATAAATTCAAAAAATGTACTAGAAAACGCAGGAATAGAAGTCGAAATTAGGAACGGGCATACATCAGGAAGTGCTATTCCTGGACATCAGGTTTGGCTTGAACTCTGGGTAGATGACAAAGACTATACAAACGCCTCAGAACTACTCCAATCTTTCGATACAACCCAAGATAAAAAATGGATATGCTCTAAATGTTCTGAACAGAATGCAGAATCATTTGAGGTTTGCTGGAGTTGTCAAAACGAAAACATAGAATAA
- a CDS encoding flagellar brake protein, translating to MAILHEKVGLTNADVRKIKSMRPGRPVDLQITTNNGIKRVRSEFVGMDGKRCLIIKFPDENKWGRLKESIFKDMNMIVRYILEDDTGEIIAFKVKVLLVATTPTDLIFTSFPVAIQSHDLRAEPRAQTSIAVKLEDVATGEILCKCVVVDISKNGCRISIDKKVLENKPELYQTIKMHFLASTNNVNQLVGTIQSTKVDEVSRFYGIKFATEESEVKQLLKEIMVVAD from the coding sequence ATGGCAATTTTGCACGAAAAAGTAGGATTAACGAATGCAGACGTTAGAAAAATAAAATCTATGCGTCCAGGCCGCCCTGTGGACTTACAGATTACAACTAATAACGGTATAAAACGTGTGCGCAGTGAATTTGTCGGCATGGACGGTAAACGCTGCCTTATCATTAAATTTCCAGATGAAAATAAATGGGGCAGGTTAAAAGAATCCATCTTTAAAGATATGAACATGATTGTTAGATATATTCTTGAAGATGATACTGGTGAAATTATTGCGTTTAAAGTGAAAGTTTTATTAGTTGCTACAACACCAACAGATTTAATCTTTACGTCTTTCCCAGTGGCTATTCAAAGTCATGATCTGCGAGCAGAGCCTAGGGCTCAGACAAGTATTGCAGTAAAACTAGAAGATGTAGCAACAGGTGAAATATTATGTAAATGTGTGGTGGTTGATATTTCTAAGAATGGCTGCCGTATCAGTATCGATAAAAAAGTGTTAGAAAATAAACCAGAATTATATCAAACAATTAAAATGCATTTTTTAGCTTCAACAAATAATGTGAATCAATTAGTTGGAACCATTCAAAGTACTAAAGTTGATGAAGTTTCAAGGTTTTATGGGATTAAGTTCGCCACTGAAGAATCAGAAGTGAAACAATTATTAAAAGAAATCATGGTGGTGGCTGATTAG
- a CDS encoding alpha/beta fold hydrolase has product MHSTIFILLLLIILITGCDTGNSKQRSGGQYKHLVEKSADELSYDELYNRTLTLWEVPFEQRRLKTSAGEAHIIIAGPSQAPPLVLLHGMNASSTMWYPNIKALSKDYRVYAIDYIWDSGKSSPSQELNSVEQAVNWHFEVFDQLKLAKIILVGASQGGWLATQLVATDKSRFSHLALLSPAQTFTWISPSFDMFSNLLFMTSPNKKDLPDILSTMSNNLEKLDQLYIDQYFRAIKNASFPSLARHMQPFSDEEIAKINIPVLLLIGDKDIINDKDSIETANKHLPNVTTKIIKDAGHFLSVDQAKITNQKIINFINSH; this is encoded by the coding sequence ATGCATTCGACTATTTTCATCCTATTATTGTTAATTATCCTTATCACAGGTTGCGACACAGGTAATTCTAAACAAAGATCAGGTGGGCAGTATAAACATCTAGTCGAAAAATCAGCAGACGAGTTAAGTTACGATGAGCTCTATAACCGAACGTTAACTTTGTGGGAAGTCCCCTTTGAACAAAGGCGGCTCAAAACATCAGCCGGTGAAGCACATATTATCATTGCTGGCCCAAGCCAAGCTCCTCCCTTAGTTCTATTACACGGAATGAATGCAAGTTCGACCATGTGGTATCCAAATATAAAGGCACTATCAAAAGACTACCGTGTCTATGCTATTGATTATATCTGGGATTCAGGAAAGTCTAGTCCAAGCCAAGAGCTGAACTCAGTTGAACAAGCAGTTAATTGGCACTTTGAAGTATTTGACCAATTAAAACTAGCGAAGATTATACTGGTTGGCGCTTCACAAGGGGGCTGGTTAGCCACACAGCTAGTAGCAACAGATAAGTCTAGGTTTTCTCATTTAGCATTATTAAGTCCCGCTCAAACTTTCACTTGGATTAGTCCAAGTTTTGATATGTTTTCAAATTTACTATTTATGACAAGCCCTAATAAAAAAGATTTACCCGATATTCTAAGTACAATGTCTAACAATTTAGAGAAGCTAGATCAACTTTATATAGACCAGTATTTTAGGGCAATAAAGAATGCATCTTTTCCGTCATTAGCACGGCATATGCAGCCTTTTTCAGATGAAGAAATAGCTAAGATTAATATCCCAGTGCTACTTCTCATTGGCGATAAGGACATCATCAATGATAAGGATAGTATCGAAACGGCAAACAAACACTTACCTAATGTGACGACAAAGATTATTAAAGATGCTGGACATTTTTTGAGTGTTGATCAAGCTAAAATCACTAACCAAAAGATTATTAACTTTATTAATAGTCATTGA
- a CDS encoding M61 family metallopeptidase — protein MHKPQSHIHYQVKVLSIAGHILQVKLTIDKPEKSGQILSLPAWIPGSYMIRDFAKNIITLNAEDDYGQQIIINKLDKQSWQLASCPTRIHVYYQVYAFDLSVRGAYVNDEYAFFNGTNMFLAVEGQTDQPSSIELIKPEDNALGHWQVATTMPSTQPLSHSFGEYWAKNYDELIDHPVLLGEFNTIKFNTSGVEFELILAGGHQADTQRLKQDLTKVCKHQIGFFNDNPPITHYQFITLLTDNAFGGLEHISSTALMFSRKDLPSPYQKQKMTDGYQLFLSLCSHEFLHTWHVKRIKPEALFAATLDSEKYTEQLWIYEGFTSYYDDLSLLRSGLVTEAEYLKVMAKNLTRLVRNQGRLKQSITESSFDAWTKFYKQDEGAINNIVSYYNKGAVLAMCLDLSIRLGSDQKSSLDDVMRYLWQAHGKTNIPTNNQVIDKILKEQLGLDLSEFLSSALYSTAELPFENLLNKYGVKVNYSAKASIDDKGGDTNSEPFLFDFGAQVTDKEVGVVINQVTEHSSAYKAGLQVGDVLIALNNWQVSKTEIKHILNNLRVEQTVELIVLRDKKVKKLIFTVNPVITDSISLKIFDQELASSWLK, from the coding sequence ATGCATAAACCACAGTCACACATCCACTATCAAGTGAAAGTACTCTCAATTGCAGGACATATTCTCCAAGTTAAATTAACTATAGATAAGCCTGAAAAATCAGGACAAATACTCTCTTTACCCGCTTGGATCCCAGGTAGTTACATGATCCGAGACTTTGCCAAAAATATTATCACACTTAATGCAGAAGATGATTATGGGCAACAAATAATCATTAATAAACTAGATAAACAAAGCTGGCAACTAGCGTCCTGCCCCACAAGAATACATGTTTATTATCAGGTTTATGCTTTCGATTTATCTGTCAGAGGTGCCTACGTCAATGACGAATATGCTTTTTTTAATGGTACCAATATGTTTTTAGCTGTTGAAGGCCAAACGGATCAACCATCTTCCATAGAACTCATTAAACCAGAAGATAATGCACTAGGCCACTGGCAAGTTGCCACAACTATGCCATCTACCCAGCCTTTATCCCATTCATTTGGAGAATATTGGGCGAAAAATTATGATGAACTCATTGACCATCCCGTATTATTGGGTGAGTTTAATACCATCAAATTTAATACATCTGGGGTAGAATTTGAACTTATTTTAGCTGGCGGTCATCAAGCAGATACTCAACGTTTAAAACAAGATCTAACTAAAGTCTGTAAGCATCAAATTGGATTCTTTAATGACAATCCGCCCATTACACATTATCAATTTATTACCCTGTTAACTGATAATGCTTTTGGTGGCTTAGAACATATAAGTTCGACAGCCTTAATGTTTAGTCGTAAAGATTTACCCAGTCCTTATCAAAAACAAAAAATGACTGATGGATACCAATTATTTCTCAGCCTGTGTAGTCATGAGTTTCTTCATACCTGGCATGTGAAACGAATTAAACCAGAGGCTTTATTTGCGGCAACATTAGATAGCGAAAAATATACCGAACAATTATGGATTTACGAAGGTTTTACCAGTTATTACGACGATTTATCTCTATTACGCTCTGGTTTAGTCACAGAGGCTGAATACTTAAAAGTAATGGCGAAAAATCTCACTCGTTTAGTCCGTAACCAAGGTCGGCTTAAACAAAGTATTACCGAATCTAGCTTTGATGCTTGGACCAAGTTTTATAAACAAGACGAAGGGGCCATTAATAATATTGTCAGTTATTACAATAAAGGTGCAGTGCTCGCTATGTGTTTGGATTTGAGCATTCGCTTAGGCAGTGATCAAAAATCTAGCTTAGATGATGTTATGCGCTATTTGTGGCAGGCTCATGGCAAAACTAATATCCCCACTAACAACCAGGTCATAGATAAAATATTAAAAGAACAACTGGGGCTCGATCTCAGTGAGTTTTTGTCTTCGGCTTTATATTCTACTGCTGAATTACCTTTCGAAAACCTATTAAATAAGTACGGAGTAAAAGTCAATTACAGCGCTAAAGCCAGTATTGATGATAAAGGGGGGGACACTAACAGCGAACCTTTCTTATTTGATTTTGGCGCCCAAGTCACTGATAAAGAAGTAGGTGTTGTCATTAATCAAGTGACCGAACACAGCAGTGCTTATAAAGCTGGACTACAAGTAGGTGATGTACTGATTGCACTGAATAATTGGCAAGTTAGTAAAACAGAGATAAAACATATTCTAAATAACTTAAGAGTAGAACAAACTGTAGAGTTAATCGTATTAAGAGATAAGAAAGTGAAAAAACTGATATTTACAGTCAACCCCGTGATAACAGATTCAATTTCGTTAAAAATCTTTGACCAAGAGTTAGCTTCGAGTTGGTTAAAATAA